Proteins from one Coffea arabica cultivar ET-39 chromosome 8c, Coffea Arabica ET-39 HiFi, whole genome shotgun sequence genomic window:
- the LOC113704158 gene encoding uncharacterized protein isoform X1, producing the protein MFLPHGREVSRLDQLIILIGGNYRKMGRAPCCSKVGLQRGPWSPKEDKLLTDYVQANGEGQWRSLPKKAGLLRCGKSCRLRWMNYLRPGIKRGNVTEAEEDLIIRLQSLLGNRWSLIAARLPGRTDNEIKNHWNTRLLKRLHKGGIQPQKSSTSLLSKKSSKQPTKKKSNNKLPDHFHNTTATSSTEDVLHREDFSGNDNATVNMAQVYRPKPIKICSESAKSNSFGSVASGSTNKSSSNQEEGEEVVDKLEEEAKTSQVSDISWSSFELDDQSYEPRFEISDENQILFYDDDDCDLSLQADPVSDSNLLDKVYDEYLRLL; encoded by the exons ATGTTTCTTCCACACGGGCGGGAAG TAAGCAGGCTTGATCAGTTGATAATTCTTATAGGAGGCAATTATCGAAAAATGGGAAGAGCCCCTTGTTGTTCTAAAGTGGGATTGCAGAGAGGTCCTTGGTCTCCGAAGGAAGACAAGCTGCTCACTGATTATGTTCAAGCCAATGGTGAAGGCCAGTGGAGATCTTTGCCCAAAAAAGCCG GGCTGCTCAGATGTGGCAAGAGTTGCAGATTAAGATGGATGAATTATCTTCGGCCGGGTATCAAGAGAGGAAACGTCACAGAAGCTGAGGAGGACCTCATTATTCGACTCCAATCCCTGCTAGGCAATCGCTGGTCACTCATAGCTGCAAGGTTGCCCGGCCGAACTGACAATGAAATAAAGAACCATTGGAACACTCGTCTACTTAAGCGACTCCACAAAGGAGGAATCCAGCCCCAAAAATCCTCTACATCTCTGCTGTCCAAGAAGAGCAGCAAACAGCCCACCAAAAAGAAGTCGAACAACAAGCTGCCCGATCATTTTCATAACACCACTGCCACCAGTAGCACAGAAGATGTTCTTCACCGAGAGGACTTTAGTGGTAACGATAATGCCACTGTCAATATGGCACAAGTGTACCGGCCAAAACCCATCAAAATATGCTCCGAGTCTGCGAAGAGTAACAGTTTTGGAAGTGTAGCTAGCGGTAGCACTAATAAATCATCatcaaatcaagaagaaggagaagaagtaGTTGACAAGCTGGAAGAGGAAGCAAAAACGTCCCAGGTCTCAGATATTTCTTGGTCTTCATTTGAGCTTGATGATCAAAGTTACGAGCCAAGATTTGAGATTTCTGATGAGAATCAGATCCTTttttatgatgatgatgattgcgATCTGTCACTACAAGCAGATCCGGTGAGTGATAGTAATCTGCTGGACAAGGTTTATGATGAATACCTTCGACTTCTTTAA
- the LOC113704158 gene encoding uncharacterized protein isoform X3 — MGRAPCCSKVGLQRGPWSPKEDKLLTDYVQANGEGQWRSLPKKAGLLRCGKSCRLRWMNYLRPGIKRGNVTEAEEDLIIRLQSLLGNRWSLIAARLPGRTDNEIKNHWNTRLLKRLHKGGIQPQKSSTSLLSKKSSKQPTKKKSNNKLPDHFHNTTATSSTEDVLHREDFSGNDNATVNMAQVYRPKPIKICSESAKSNSFGSVASGSTNKSSSNQEEGEEVVDKLEEEAKTSQVSDISWSSFELDDQSYEPRFEISDENQILFYDDDDCDLSLQADPVSDSNLLDKVYDEYLRLL, encoded by the exons ATGGGAAGAGCCCCTTGTTGTTCTAAAGTGGGATTGCAGAGAGGTCCTTGGTCTCCGAAGGAAGACAAGCTGCTCACTGATTATGTTCAAGCCAATGGTGAAGGCCAGTGGAGATCTTTGCCCAAAAAAGCCG GGCTGCTCAGATGTGGCAAGAGTTGCAGATTAAGATGGATGAATTATCTTCGGCCGGGTATCAAGAGAGGAAACGTCACAGAAGCTGAGGAGGACCTCATTATTCGACTCCAATCCCTGCTAGGCAATCGCTGGTCACTCATAGCTGCAAGGTTGCCCGGCCGAACTGACAATGAAATAAAGAACCATTGGAACACTCGTCTACTTAAGCGACTCCACAAAGGAGGAATCCAGCCCCAAAAATCCTCTACATCTCTGCTGTCCAAGAAGAGCAGCAAACAGCCCACCAAAAAGAAGTCGAACAACAAGCTGCCCGATCATTTTCATAACACCACTGCCACCAGTAGCACAGAAGATGTTCTTCACCGAGAGGACTTTAGTGGTAACGATAATGCCACTGTCAATATGGCACAAGTGTACCGGCCAAAACCCATCAAAATATGCTCCGAGTCTGCGAAGAGTAACAGTTTTGGAAGTGTAGCTAGCGGTAGCACTAATAAATCATCatcaaatcaagaagaaggagaagaagtaGTTGACAAGCTGGAAGAGGAAGCAAAAACGTCCCAGGTCTCAGATATTTCTTGGTCTTCATTTGAGCTTGATGATCAAAGTTACGAGCCAAGATTTGAGATTTCTGATGAGAATCAGATCCTTttttatgatgatgatgattgcgATCTGTCACTACAAGCAGATCCGGTGAGTGATAGTAATCTGCTGGACAAGGTTTATGATGAATACCTTCGACTTCTTTAA
- the LOC113704158 gene encoding uncharacterized protein isoform X2 has translation MFLPHGREGGNYRKMGRAPCCSKVGLQRGPWSPKEDKLLTDYVQANGEGQWRSLPKKAGLLRCGKSCRLRWMNYLRPGIKRGNVTEAEEDLIIRLQSLLGNRWSLIAARLPGRTDNEIKNHWNTRLLKRLHKGGIQPQKSSTSLLSKKSSKQPTKKKSNNKLPDHFHNTTATSSTEDVLHREDFSGNDNATVNMAQVYRPKPIKICSESAKSNSFGSVASGSTNKSSSNQEEGEEVVDKLEEEAKTSQVSDISWSSFELDDQSYEPRFEISDENQILFYDDDDCDLSLQADPVSDSNLLDKVYDEYLRLL, from the exons ATGTTTCTTCCACACGGGCGGGAAG GAGGCAATTATCGAAAAATGGGAAGAGCCCCTTGTTGTTCTAAAGTGGGATTGCAGAGAGGTCCTTGGTCTCCGAAGGAAGACAAGCTGCTCACTGATTATGTTCAAGCCAATGGTGAAGGCCAGTGGAGATCTTTGCCCAAAAAAGCCG GGCTGCTCAGATGTGGCAAGAGTTGCAGATTAAGATGGATGAATTATCTTCGGCCGGGTATCAAGAGAGGAAACGTCACAGAAGCTGAGGAGGACCTCATTATTCGACTCCAATCCCTGCTAGGCAATCGCTGGTCACTCATAGCTGCAAGGTTGCCCGGCCGAACTGACAATGAAATAAAGAACCATTGGAACACTCGTCTACTTAAGCGACTCCACAAAGGAGGAATCCAGCCCCAAAAATCCTCTACATCTCTGCTGTCCAAGAAGAGCAGCAAACAGCCCACCAAAAAGAAGTCGAACAACAAGCTGCCCGATCATTTTCATAACACCACTGCCACCAGTAGCACAGAAGATGTTCTTCACCGAGAGGACTTTAGTGGTAACGATAATGCCACTGTCAATATGGCACAAGTGTACCGGCCAAAACCCATCAAAATATGCTCCGAGTCTGCGAAGAGTAACAGTTTTGGAAGTGTAGCTAGCGGTAGCACTAATAAATCATCatcaaatcaagaagaaggagaagaagtaGTTGACAAGCTGGAAGAGGAAGCAAAAACGTCCCAGGTCTCAGATATTTCTTGGTCTTCATTTGAGCTTGATGATCAAAGTTACGAGCCAAGATTTGAGATTTCTGATGAGAATCAGATCCTTttttatgatgatgatgattgcgATCTGTCACTACAAGCAGATCCGGTGAGTGATAGTAATCTGCTGGACAAGGTTTATGATGAATACCTTCGACTTCTTTAA